DNA from Methanobacterium sp.:
CTAGGATACACTTCACCATGTGTTAAACCAATTTCAATACCTTCAAGATTTAATTTTTTCCTTTCCGGGAGTTTCAACCCCATATATCGGTCTATATTACCTTGAACGCAAATTGTGGGATTAATTGTTTCTAACTGCTTTTTAACAGATAGTGATACAAGGTCTCCTGCATGTAAAATAAGATCAACATCCTTAAAGATATCAAAAACAATTTCAGGAATGTTTTGAGCTCGTTCAGGAATATGCGTATCAGATATGACACCAATTAACATCTTAATCTCCTTATTGGTGGTTTCAAATCAATATAATGTTGTAGTTCATTAATCAAATTAATCGTGGATATTATCACATTTTTAGTATGAAGCCTAGTTTAGTTTATAAATAGGGGTGGAGTTCCTATCCTCAACAACTGTGAATTTCTGAACTAATTAATTGAATTAATATTTAACATATATATTATAATCTATATCACAAATTATATTCGATAAGAGTAATATTATGATGATAAAAACTGACTAAATTTATCATAATGTTGGTTAATTATTATTCGGATAATTAATTTAAGTGATTTTTATGCATGAAGTTATAGTATGTGAAAAACCAAAGGCCTCTGAGAAAATTGCCGCTGCAATACCAGGTAGTGCTGTGAAAAAGAGTTATAAACGAGTACCTTACTATGAAATCCAACAAGGTGATAAAAAAACCACAGTACTATCTGCTGTAGGTCATTTATACTCTTTATCCCCATTAAAAAAAGAAAAAGGTCGTATGTTTGAAGTGGACTGGGTACCACTATATGAAAAAGATAAAAGCAAAAAATATGTGAAAAATTATATTGATGCCATTAAAAAATTCTCTAAAAATGCAGACCGATTTATCCACGCTTGTGATTACGATATTGAAGGTACGTTAATTGGTTTTAATGCTTTAAAATATGCATGTGGCTCAGAAAGTATAGATAAAGCTGTTCGTATGAAATTTTCCACCCTCACCAAAGATGACTTGTTAAAAGCTTACAATGAGCCAATTGATCTGGATTTTAACCAAGTGGACAGTGGTGAGGCCAGACATGTTTTAGATTTCATCTTTGGAGTGAACATATCTAAACACCTAACTGACTCGGTTATGAAAGCCACCAGCCGCTATATACAGCTATCAGCAGGCAGGGTACAAACACCAACCCTGGCTATTCTGGTTGAAAGAGAAAAAGAAATACAGAGTTTCATTCCAGAACCCTACTGGTTGATAAAAGCTAAAATTGAAGGGAACATAATAGCTGACCATAAAAAAGGCAAAATCTTTGATAAAAAGGTTGAAGAAGAAATACTATCTGATTGTGAAGGTAAAAATGCCAAAGTAAACCGGATCAATATCAAAGAAACTCCTCAGTTACCTCCAGTTCCTTTTGATCTGGGTGCCTTACAATCAGAAGCTTACAGCGTATTTGGATTCAGTCCCAAGAAAACACAGTCCATAGCCCAGAACTTATACGCTGAAGGTTACACCTCTTACCCCCGAACATCTTCCCAGAAGTTGCCACCGAGTATTGGTTACAAGAAGATATTAGGCAAACTAAAAAAGAATGCCGCATTTCGAAAACAAATCGAAAAACTTAAAGATCCTCTTAAACCACGTGAAGGTAAAAAAACTGATGAAGCTCACCCTGCCATCCATCCCACAGGATTGGTTCCAAAAGGATTGGGGCGAGATTATCAAAAACTTTACGAACTAATTGTTTACCGTTTTATCAGTGTTTTCGGCGAAAACGGTGTTTTGAAAACAATGAAAACCCATCTGGACATTGGAGGTCAGGAATTCAGTTTCAGCAGGAAGAAAATGGCAAAAATGGGGTGGAGAGAACATTATCCCTACCGAAAAGTTGAAAATGACGAATTCCCCAAAATTAAAGAGGGGGACTGTCTCGATGCCCAAACCTACTCCGAAGAAAAAGAAACTAAACCTCCGTCTCGATACAATCAAGCTTCACTCATCCGTGAACTGGAAAAAAGAGGACTCGGCACTAAATCTACCCGGGCAAACATTATTTCTATATTGTATGACCGCAAGTATGTAGAGGGTAAGAAAATTACCGTTAACCAGCTTGGGGAACGTCTTATTGACACTTTAAAAAAGTATTCAGAGAAGATAACCAGTGAAGAATTAACCAGAGAGTTTGAAACTAAACTCGAGGGTATAATGAAGGCCAAAGTTAAAAAAGATGAGATAATATCTGATGCAAAAGTTGAAGTAAGTTCAATACTGGATGAAATTGAGGTAAATAAGATTAAAATTGGTGAAGAACTTTACGCAGCCTACAGAGAGAGTATGATAGTAGGGGAATGTAAATGTGGGGGCAACTTGATAATGATTAATTCACCTAAAGGTGGAAGTTTCGTGGGTTGTTCTGCATATCCTGAATGTAAGTCAACCTATTCCATGCCCAGGGGGGTTACTGTTCTTAAAACAAAATGTGAAAAGTGTGGTTTGCCAATGATATCATTTGGAAAACCCAGACAAAGGGCGTGCATGGATCCCAAGTGTGGGCGGGATGGTGAAGAACCATCTCAAAATGAGGTTGTTGGTGTCTGCCCGGAATGTGGTAAAGACCTCCTAAAAAGAAGGGGACGTTACGGCGAATTTGTGGGGTGCAGTGGTTTCCCACGATGCAGATACACCCGATCACTGGATGAAAAACAGGATCAAAAATCAGAGAAAACTTGAAATCAATTTTTTTCACCCATTTGAATAATTTTTTAATCCGTTTCATCT
Protein-coding regions in this window:
- the topA gene encoding DNA topoisomerase I; amino-acid sequence: MHEVIVCEKPKASEKIAAAIPGSAVKKSYKRVPYYEIQQGDKKTTVLSAVGHLYSLSPLKKEKGRMFEVDWVPLYEKDKSKKYVKNYIDAIKKFSKNADRFIHACDYDIEGTLIGFNALKYACGSESIDKAVRMKFSTLTKDDLLKAYNEPIDLDFNQVDSGEARHVLDFIFGVNISKHLTDSVMKATSRYIQLSAGRVQTPTLAILVEREKEIQSFIPEPYWLIKAKIEGNIIADHKKGKIFDKKVEEEILSDCEGKNAKVNRINIKETPQLPPVPFDLGALQSEAYSVFGFSPKKTQSIAQNLYAEGYTSYPRTSSQKLPPSIGYKKILGKLKKNAAFRKQIEKLKDPLKPREGKKTDEAHPAIHPTGLVPKGLGRDYQKLYELIVYRFISVFGENGVLKTMKTHLDIGGQEFSFSRKKMAKMGWREHYPYRKVENDEFPKIKEGDCLDAQTYSEEKETKPPSRYNQASLIRELEKRGLGTKSTRANIISILYDRKYVEGKKITVNQLGERLIDTLKKYSEKITSEELTREFETKLEGIMKAKVKKDEIISDAKVEVSSILDEIEVNKIKIGEELYAAYRESMIVGECKCGGNLIMINSPKGGSFVGCSAYPECKSTYSMPRGVTVLKTKCEKCGLPMISFGKPRQRACMDPKCGRDGEEPSQNEVVGVCPECGKDLLKRRGRYGEFVGCSGFPRCRYTRSLDEKQDQKSEKT
- a CDS encoding metallophosphoesterase — encoded protein: MLIGVISDTHIPERAQNIPEIVFDIFKDVDLILHAGDLVSLSVKKQLETINPTICVQGNIDRYMGLKLPERKKLNLEGIEIGLTHGEVYPRGDTQQLRYIGLEMGVKVLITGHTHWSFIKKLPDMLLLNPGSPTVPRLSDPSVMIIEIDDGKLDASIVKIGDPICKALNFKKDQ